The Plasmodium sp. gorilla clade G2 genome assembly, chromosome: 5 DNA segment aattttcttgTTACAAATAATGTACATCTTCCTTCActtgaaaataaagaaaataataatgactataataataagatacAGAGTGTAGATAATATAACActtaatgatgataatttgATACATAGTATTGATAGCTTGCTTCCTaacaatgataataatatatataataatcctAATGAGATgccttataataataattacaataatGGTAGCTCATTAAAATCATCAAATTGGAATCAGTCTATAGAAAGTCACATAAATgtgaataaaaatgaatatgctGAGGAGCAAGAAAAAACGCAACACatacaaaatgataataataataataataataataataataatgataataataataataataataattataatgataataataataatgataataataataataatgataataataataataattttaattataattataattatatttatgctATAGAAGATATACGTATGGATTCAATAGATAATACCAATGCCAATGAcacaaataatgatgaaaataatatggaaataatatatgaagaaaaacaaGAGAATGATGTGTTTTATAATTctaatgaaaaagaagaacatcttgatgaaaataatatgaatgaaataaaaaaaaatatctataAAGAACATTtcgaaaataataatacaaatgaagaTCATAATGGTGaagataaaattaatatggaTAATTATGAGGAGCTACCTCACAATTATTCTAATGAAAATACAAATGAGCAAAATGGAAACagcaacaacaacaacaacaacaacaacaataacaacaacaataataataatagtaataataataataataataataataataattatggtGATGATGAATTAaactataattataatgCTAACCTTCCCCCCCAATATGTAGGTATTGATGGTATTCGTGAGGAAGATTCCTTTGTCATAGATGAAAGAAATATACAAATTgattatgatgaaaaaaatggtGATGATAGTAATGCATATAATAACTCATTTGTTATTAGTAATACTGATAACAATAATTATatccataataatattgataatgtaaattatgattataataatcaccAATATGAAGATAGAAatacacaaaataaatattttaatgaatCTAATTCTTCTATGAATTCTATAACATCATTACTTTATAATAGTAAATTAATGTGGACTAATAAAGTTACTCTTAATAATACACCTTcgaattatcatttattaatatatgcatTAGCAGGTTGTTCTTGtgtttattatgataataataatatttatggaAATGAAATCGATAAAAGATTATGTGAAGCTACAGATATGAAAAttacaaattatattaatgatgataatatgaatattaaaaaaatttctttaaaaattaataataatacatataaaaattttgatgtattaaaaacatatgaatttgattattatacaaaaatatcTACTACCTTAACATATGGTAATTTtgattttaaagaaaaaaaatatattgtctTTTCTAAAGGTTCATTTGATAAAATCTATATGAAATGTATTAAGAATGAAgaactttatttttttaaaaaaaaagaacaagaaTATAGTAAAAATGGTTTCTATGTTATAGCTTTAGCATTCAAAATTATTAGtaatatgaaatatgaacatatattaGATTTACCTAGACAATTATTGGAAAAAGATATGAACTTCTTATCTCTAATCATGTTtaataatcatattaaaaaagatgcATCCATGGTTATACAAACTTTAAAAGGATCTTCAATTAGACCTGTTATATTAACAGGAGATAATGCATATAATTGTTTATATGTTGGAAATAAAATAGGACTATTTAATAACGTCAATTTTTATGAATCCTTCTTTTCACTTAATATGAATTCAAGTggaaataacaaaaataacaataataataataacaataataataatgataataataatgatcacaataatgataatatatatattaatcaaTTAAATACAAACAATCATTTgtcaaatattaaaaatataaatagtagCTCACATTCAAACATGTCAAATATCCAACATAACCATGATCAAAACAAAAATACATTCAAATCACCCACATCCAAGTTTTTGTCCTTTGAAAATTTCTTTAAAtcaggaaaaaataaaaataataaaaataataaaaataacaaagaTAATAACAAAACAGACGATGAACATAATTATGAAGATCATAATGTAATGCATAACCAATCGGATTATcaatataatcatttattaaaagatggtacagaaaatgtaaataattttaaaaataataatactcagaaaaatgaaaaacatatttatGAAAGTATAGACACTTCTCAAAAAATTAATCAAACATCCAAATATATTCGTAGCAATCCTGCCAATAATATCACCTATTCAGAATTTAATCCTAAATATGATATGGATAATGAATATAGTAATGATGAAAATTCAGCTTTAATACCTCATCAcgttaaagaaaaaaataaaagaaataacaaaaaaaaaagaaatcatattattaacactctaactaataataataatattagtgATGCTGAAAATAATTCCTTATATTCTCAAAgtcatatttatttcaatGAACAGAAACTTTCCATTTCTATTATAAacgaagaagaagaaaaaaaatttgatgaaaatattatcgtctatggatatatattaaatgatgaaCTTATATTTGTTAATGTACATAACGAAcaaagaattaataaaaatgttgtattatttaaagatatatataaagaaataatattaacaggGGAAgcctatacatatattagaTACCATGTTTTTCGAATTAAAACACCAGATGAAGATTTTGATAGTGAAGAActtgaagaatataaaaatttcttATTAAGAGTTAGAATATTTTCAAGATTAACaccaaataataaaatagaagTTATAAgagattttataaaatttgatTATATATCCGGTATGTGTGGTGATGGTAGTAATGATTGTGGTGCTTTAAAAATTTCGCATGCAGGTTTAGCATTATCTAATTTAGATACATCTGTAGTTTCTCCATTTAGtagtaaaaatgaaaatttaaaaagtgTAATAGATATATTAAGAGAAGGTAGAGCTTGTTTAGTTACATCTATTAattgttataaatatatgcttCTATATGGTTTTAtgatttcttttattaaaattctATTATTTATGAATGCTCATGCAGTTATGTCAGAATATGGATACTTATTCTTTGataatgttattttattattattagctAAATCAATGACTTTATCAAAACCTGCATGTAAATTAAAAACACAAACACCAACATCAAGTATTATAGGTGCTCAAactatattatctttattatgtACATTACTTGTTAATTTCTTCTTTCTATATTCTATCATATTCTATTTCTTACCTATTAATAATTTGCCTTCATCATATCAAGCAAATAGTTCAGCACCAAAATCATCATGGTGGTTGATGAGTGATAATTATGAAAGCTTCCTTGCATGCATCTGGTTTTGTTTTCAAATTGTTAACAGTGCATTAATTTTAACCTTTGGTGGAAAATACAGGAAACCTATCTTTACTAATTATACATTTATGACGTAAGTTAAAATGAAGCactaatgaaaaaaaaaaaataaaataaaataagtacCATACACATggcatatattatatttttttactatatatatatatatatatatatgtatatattttttttttttttttttttttttattatttccctTAGGTATTACGTTTTAATAAATagctttttattttatttaaccGTGGGAGGACCAAACAGATTAACATGCCTATTTCGTATGAATTGTAATGATGAAATTTCAAAAATCACCAAATTCAAATTTCTAGAATTAATATCTTATTCAGCTAGCGGTTTAAGTTTTTATGGACCTCACGGACATAACATTCTAAGTACGAgtcttaaaataaaatttttacttCTTAACTTTGTAAATATAGCtgtcaatatttttatttccaaATATATCTTATGTGAAACTTTATATAATGTAGTCCGtagattttttaattttaaaaatagaaaGGTCCCCATATAAACagcatcaaaaaaaaataataacaaatattaaacatatatatatatatatatatatatatatatgtatatatgtgtatatattatgttcaaTATACCtacttataaataaaattcttTGTACATTATCAAAAAGTCCTTAtggaaattttttaaaaatcacattatacatatatatatatatatgtttaacaTTTTGTTgtgtttttaatttatataattatatatatattttttttttatgaaaaatttaatttaaaaaaatgagatataataaaaacatcaaaatattaaaacaaaccctatttttcatattgaaaaataaaactatataacatatgtattttgttaatataaatatatatatatatatatatatatatatatatataaacaactttaaaataataataacaaaaaaaaaaaataaataaaaataaataaataaataaataaataaataaaataatcaaCAAACGATATATGTATGCAAATTAAACAATGTGTTGTA contains these protein-coding regions:
- a CDS encoding cation transporting P-ATPase, translated to MVRFCKSDKLLINHVELKYICLCYIFLLLSIFIWYIFKKYHENRINKKHKWKDIDGSHKNEKTEFFNYIYECYNDNDDVIIRQEGYKNSLCGFLLKNISIVSYLLTHFIIILLIGNEYCIKQNGEILWNDRAFVFFIFLLLCFIITYAILTVRKHMHSIFLKPSLLKDSDYVLVYTKNEDYTNSYKNIFKESYVYITNAFIKWNKKIYKYSYKNMKLFHYYQIKVKHFFFYFFSSTDKKKKKNDYIKNSYNDQDDDDDIQNKSNNYYYSNIYKNNSYYNNSYHKKSISNQYSNRRLSNNSVYTKNVLRNQDNNLGYYEENQNEINKMNGIDNVYNIDRLNVMNQGDDNNYDNEEREIHEKYSFNKNNEYDDKYNDHYDDHYDDHYDNHYDDQYDDHYDDQYDDKYYNQYDDDNIVFGSKRFSYKKKGKKKKKSLLVTSQNNTRRYIENNLKVHKVRVRINEKNVRYFFFRSMKYIYNEEKDCFYNISHSIEEKVRNLDFNYILKKGGLNNNEIINNINEYGYNNIHLEFYSFFKNLKRELLDGIYMFQLFISYKNFFWKEIITSLIWLIISLLSVIKKIFKNQKNKKEIYENIQANNNTFVTVYRNSIVQQIPSNNLTIGDIIIINSKMTLPCDCLLLTGNVLVDESLLTGESRPMKKICISSSNSNSFNSYHMTSNEPKNTQHNKNDKYDIYQDDEDHSSIHIDKKKKKKKKKNKNNNNNNNKKKKSQIINGSNKYVDLQKMDHTDDNNSNNIYNHDNSSNHIYNHDNNNNSNNNIDPYDESYDNISFRKQNNDYKKCSVNNFNTNNILYAGTDVISTLNFTENIYAIVINVSIYTYKGKYMQNVLFPNPLLFKYDSQLPIVFIFTIMFSFVCLYFQIRYLGLNMTSIFYTIGTLSQILPVWTPVVLNIGLNISTNRLKKEKDICCIAPSRIPICGKIRVFFFDKTGTLTDHKIEFSGVHFCNNILNEKKKSILNSPNNSYPNKLLSDDDLKQIKNQTTLLNVSKTLKNIFTKGAKNNQNHKQPSKEIKKEVQNKINEIDSVEINNFLVTNNVHLPSLENKENNNDYNNKIQSVDNITLNDDNLIHSIDSLLPNNDNNIYNNPNEMPYNNNYNNGSSLKSSNWNQSIESHINVNKNEYAEEQEKTQHIQNDNNNNNNNNNNDNNNNNNNYNDNNNNDNNNNNDNNNNNFNYNYNYIYAIEDIRMDSIDNTNANDTNNDENNMEIIYEEKQENDVFYNSNEKEEHLDENNMNEIKKNIYKEHFENNNTNEDHNGEDKINMDNYEELPHNYSNENTNEQNGNSNNNNNNNNNNNNNNNNSNNNNNNNNNNYGDDELNYNYNANLPPQYVGIDGIREEDSFVIDERNIQIDYDEKNGDDSNAYNNSFVISNTDNNNYIHNNIDNVNYDYNNHQYEDRNTQNKYFNESNSSMNSITSLLYNSKLMWTNKVTLNNTPSNYHLLIYALAGCSCVYYDNNNIYGNEIDKRLCEATDMKITNYINDDNMNIKKISLKINNNTYKNFDVLKTYEFDYYTKISTTLTYGNFDFKEKKYIVFSKGSFDKIYMKCIKNEELYFFKKKEQEYSKNGFYVIALAFKIISNMKYEHILDLPRQLLEKDMNFLSLIMFNNHIKKDASMVIQTLKGSSIRPVILTGDNAYNCLYVGNKIGLFNNVNFYESFFSLNMNSSGNNKNNNNNNNNNNNDNNNDHNNDNIYINQLNTNNHLSNIKNINSSSHSNMSNIQHNHDQNKNTFKSPTSKFLSFENFFKSGKNKNNKNNKNNKDNNKTDDEHNYEDHNVMHNQSDYQYNHLLKDGTENVNNFKNNNTQKNEKHIYESIDTSQKINQTSKYIRSNPANNITYSEFNPKYDMDNEYSNDENSALIPHHVKEKNKRNNKKKRNHIINTLTNNNNISDAENNSLYSQSHIYFNEQKLSISIINEEEEKKFDENIIVYGYILNDELIFVNVHNEQRINKNVVLFKDIYKEIILTGEAYTYIRYHVFRIKTPDEDFDSEELEEYKNFLLRVRIFSRLTPNNKIEVIRDFIKFDYISGMCGDGSNDCGALKISHAGLALSNLDTSVVSPFSSKNENLKSVIDILREGRACLVTSINCYKYMLLYGFMISFIKILLFMNAHAVMSEYGYLFFDNVILLLLAKSMTLSKPACKLKTQTPTSSIIGAQTILSLLCTLLVNFFFLYSIIFYFLPINNLPSSYQANSSAPKSSWWLMSDNYESFLACIWFCFQIVNSALILTFGGKYRKPIFTNYTFMTYYVLINSFLFYLTVGGPNRLTCLFRMNCNDEISKITKFKFLELISYSASGLSFYGPHGHNILSTSLKIKFLLLNFVNIAVNIFISKYILCETLYNVVRRFFNFKNRKVPI